ATCAGTGGACAGAGATGGTGAGGAAATGCATTAAAACACCAGCATGCTACAAGATGAAATATAATTCTGTATGGTGAATGGGATGATCaagcaaattataattttattgtattaaacAGACATTCCTGATGGTGGGGCTGAGCACTTTGCAAAGACTGTTTCTAACCTCAAACAGAGGTACTGAGAGTGCCCTGACAATTAGTTTAGTCagcaaaagttcacccaaaaaggaaaattctagcATTATTTACCCGCAGGTCCTTCGTCAGTTTGTTCATACCCACGTCTTCTCTCTTAGGAATCGTATTATTATGGTTGAGTGTTTGACTCCTGATTTTCGAGGTGATCTGGCAGCAGTGGAGAAAATCGCTCTGTCTGGGCTTGATGTTTATGCTCACAACGTAGAAACGGTCAGAGAGTTACAGAGGTTGGTGCATTGTTCCCTCACTTGCTAAGCTGCGAtcaattggggggggggggggtactattTAGGAaatgcattttatacatttaacccttgtgcgacattcgagacatttttgtctttttcatttttgttttcgaTCATTTCatctgtgttaatgccaacagcataaatttagccaaaggtgtgtatttgttgggtcattttgatatttcatcctcagttcctataatacatctataacacactgtgtacacaaaatagtcacactcaggaccttcaggacaaaaatgtccccatttaaacccattaaaactgcaatatttgatcccagtgccattaaagcattaaatcatgaattctatgatattatgctttcattccagagccctggcttaaaaatttaaaaagaaacatattttccaccagatggcgccatttttctcatgttcagcctatggagcaaatacatgcttttgccctattttctgtttgctgtattatagagcactgcaggccaattgaataaatgatgcggctaaaagtgtgtgtgtgtgtgtgtgtgtgtgtgtgtgtgtgtgtgtgtgtgtgtgtgtgtgtgtgtgtgtgtgtgtgtgtgtgaaaaacaacagtggcattatgcaaacaaactggcatttaaagggtttaaatccggaaaattattgaatatttggtcagagaaagtggaaaataatattaatatatcatattattatggcagttttttgacgcgtTAATTTTTGttctctaaggacctctgagtaacctTTTTAAACTGACGTACAAGGGtaaataatggccataaaatcaAATGCAACAACATAAGATATAATCAGAAAAGGTCAGATGTCATTAGTtatacacttcacacttttcagtccttcttatatatatatatatatgttgcctGTGTCCTGCTTAGTTGTGTCCTGTAGTATATACAATCACCACCAGATGTCATAGTGCTCTTTTAACTTAATGGGTGAATTAGTAACCTTGTTGTTCTCATGCTTCGTTTTCTCATTGTACTAAATCTCACTGGTGTCCAATGCTTTAAGATTTCATGGCTGATCCCTGTTTGACCTCTGAACTGTGACCCTTAGGTATGTCCGTGACCCCCGTGCTAACTTCGACCAATCGCTGAGTGTTTTGCGACATGCTAAAAAGGTGAAAGCCGGTTTGCTTACGAAGACTTCAATCATGCTGGGACTGGGAGAGACAGACTCACAGATACACGGCACTTTGAAAGGTAACATGTTGTAACACACTGATACTTACCGAAGATGTACATGCAGACCGCACAGTACACACAGTGGAAAATAAATATGCATGTGTTAACAAATGAGAGCGCTTTGTTTTCTTTCAGAATTGAGGGATGCTGGCGTGGACTGTCTTACACTGGGGCAGTACATGCAGCCAACCAAACGCCATCTCAAGGTACAACAGCAACACCACATAAGAACTCACCCGGACCCCATGACGAATAACGTCCCAGGCTACATGTCCTCTCATTTCAGTTTTACATTGTTACATGACATCGCTAACGTGCATCAGTAAATGTGTGCATCTTTATAGGTGGAAGAATATGTCACTCCTGAGAGGTTTGCGTACTGGGAGAAGATTGGTCGGGAGATGGGATTCGTCTACACAGCCAGCGGGCCACTTGTGCGCTCTTCTTATAAAGCAGGTACTGTAACCGTCACCAAAGTGTTTGTTGCTAATTTCTGATTAAGGCTCATAGAGCACACATGCTTGTGCAGACTGTAACATTATTTGTGTAAACATCCTGtcttgtgctttttctttctttctttcttaggcGAGTTCTTCTTGAAGAATCTGCTGGAGAAAAGGAAGATTGAAGGGACAACAACGACAGCATAGTAAAACTCTTGAACATCACCTGCCTGACCATCCtcatcctgtctgtctgtctctcttctgTCAGTACAAACAATATGAAGcacagatgttacaaataaaacacattatGCTAGATGTAACATTGTATATGGTTACAATCACCAAGCATGATCAGGCTTCACAAAGACTGAAACATTTAATGATTCTGAATTATTCTGGGTAACGTCGTCATCTTCTTAAAAGAAGCAAATGAAGGGCAGCCTGTGGTATTTAAGAGACTGCATGTAACAATGCAGataataaacataacataaatgtAGCGGCTGTAGACAACGCAAAAACAAAAGTTGCAGCCGCGAGGGACTAAACACTGAGAGACTGAAAACACTGCGACGCGCAAAAACTCATTTCCACTCAACTGTCTGACTTCCAGCATTTATTTCACTTCAACACTTAAAGGTACAACGTCATGAAGATTGCTGTGAAAGTGCGCGAGTGCGGTCAACAGAAAGTGTTCGCTCCCAGGctcactccctctctctgtcaAAGCCCCATTGTCCTCAGGTGCACAGGTGAAGCAAACAAATAGACCACTATCACTTCCGCCCAAGCCCCGGTGGACACGCCCACCACCTACAATCCGAGTGCAGTGAATATTATGAATGAAACCATAAACATAGAACACATGGGAGACTTACAGGTGGCTCTTACAATAAATGTGTGACTTGCTTCTCTATAGGGAATATTCAAGGAGATGTtgtttaatttaaagggatagtgcacccaaaaatgagaattctctcatcatttactcgccctcatgccatcccagatgtgtgtgattttctttcttctgcagaacacaaattaagatttttagaagaatatctcagccctgtacaatgtaagtcaattgTGACcaaacctttgtagctccaaaaatcacataaaggaatcataaaagtaatccagaagactccagtgtttcaatccatgtcttcagaagcgatataataggtgtgattGAGagacagatcagtatttaaatccttatttactgtaaatctccactttcccttttacatctgaaagtcacatgtggtgcctgtttagtttaacttttacatctgaaactggaatacaaaaaggacttaaatattgatctgttgctatttCTACATTAAAATACAGGcccaataatatacagtatataagataATTACTTAATGACTGGGTGATTTAGCTGTTTGCCTCTTCTCtaagtcaagacatttttaatGGGAAcgaaaatgaggctgtgatgTTGTCTGTTCTATGGGACGAacggtataaagctcctagatcacatcatTTAAATGTCCAACTTGGtcccaaaatcaaataaaaaattcccTTTCCTTTTGTTGGTGCTCTATCAGACATCACTCTCAAATTAAATTATGACTTgggaggctgtggctcaggtggtagagtgggtcggccgctaatcgcagggttggtggttcgattcccggcccacacgactccacatgccgaagtgaccttgggcaagacgctgaaccccaagttgctcccaatggcgggttagcaccttgcatggcagctctgccgtcattggtgggtgtgtgtgtgggtgtgggtgaatgggacacaggcTTTGAAaacagctaaggttaaaaaaggggctatataagtgcagaccaatcACCATTAACACCAATTGTGTGCACAGttcaagggacagttcacccaaaatgaaaacggTCACTATTTACTAAgaaatgtttagcagaatgtccaaattGCTTTTCCATAGAATAAAAGTGGACGGGGTCCAAGAACAGCCGTGGTCACCGTTCGCTgctcattttatggaaaagagcagcttgaacattctgtGAGATAACTCGttaaaacaacatgaaggtaaatGCAtcatgacagcattttcattttgaggaAACTCCCTTTAATATCTCTAGAGTCTAGAGCAAATTTTTGTAATCGCTTGAAAATGCCGTTTTCAAacgtatccggattaatgtagacgtagccaaatcatttaaaacattaaatcacTGTCAGCATTTCTTGCGAACAGCCATTAGAGATAAAATCCTTTCTTATAAAAACATTCCAAACACAATTCAGTCTGGATCATTAAACGCATCATTCACAACATGCTGACAAACTGTCTCTGTTCTTATGCCTCTGTAGTTTTCCAGAGCGTGATGTATGTGCTGACGGAGCACGTTTTATATATTTTGCATGCTCTCCCTttaatttaaaacactttttatcTAATCAAAGTAACAAAATATCCATTGAAGTGAAGATAAAATTATAGATGAATATTGTCAACGATTAAAGATTTACATTTAGAGGCCGCTATTATAGGAGTACaaacacagcaaaataaaaataataatgaaaataacatatatatatatatatatatatatatatatatatatatatatatatatatatatatatatatatatatatatatatatatatatatatatatatatatatatatatatatatatatatatatatattgcaaacaTAATATGCCtcgatttttgccgataacctatagtttaaaaagcaactatcggcaccgactataccgatatatcggcctaACTCTAAGCTTGATGATGGCATGTTATCCAAGGGATAATTGAGGAGGTATCTTAtcatcactttttttttaaaagttacgtTTATGGCTCTGCtttaaaactatattttaacCAACCATTCTGATACATAatcaccagtgttgggtaagttactctaaaaaattaattactaactactaattacatcttctacagtgtaattacattactgtactaattactctttattaaaagtaattgcattacttagtACTAATtaactttctaaaacccttatcaacctcgaccagatgaaaaatacaaggatagacatgaaactgttctttcaaTTCTTccaataaatcatataaaatcaaatcaattattaatgaactggccaaagaatttaaaggggcagcgttaaattagaaaacatatattttaactttaaatttctattttaaatacattattgttttatatagagcctatacagtatttaacgcaattacatcagaagtaactgtaattaaattactgaaaaattctgagtaatcccttactttattttttcagtgataaagtaatttaattacattaattaattacttagtaatgcattacacccaacaatgttcattaataataatgagatcaACTTGGTTGAGTGAATGCAAAAGAGTTTGATGTAGTTcatagttcgaattacagggggtactggggggtactataccccccaatgaagacccagtaccccccaaagggacagaaatatcagttttgggggggtcagataatttttctgatattgtgaaaaaatatatttacggttacaatataagtcaactcctattttcactgtaggaacattttaatgtaaagcgatttcagacacccctatAGTGGACCGTGCCATTTTTAACCACCGTGGCGGCTAGAAGCAATggagatagagaacggtttgctgctgacgtgcatggataattgtaagttgctagctgacgtctagcttgttgattttacaaccttcatttattaacgtgttttgttctttcatagcttATGTCACGTCTTCATATattgaattaccggctacttacctgtagggatgggacgattacggtttcactataaaccactataaaatgtattgactacatatggttacacgttggccttgttgacatgccctgcttttaacctttagtgacacatcttactggaaacaacaacagtttactttgctcacccaacaacaaaacgagtcatcgcccatatttctgcttgcatcatctgattgtggagaactatgttgtggttttctctcttcaggtatgtttccactcaaaaataatttctcttgACCTTTTATATGCTCAAAGCGCACATAACAAAACAGTTGGAATGTAAGGGCTGGCATATTGAGGTAAACTCATAACAATGTTACCGTGAATAAGACCCTCGGTCATTGTccatattaaaacagaacatgtaaagaataaccttcatgtgttgactgagcaaatataaatgtccttaaaggaatagttcacccaaaaattacaattctcacatcatttactcactcactttgaaggaaaatcttcatttgagctcaacagaagaaagtcatgtacatgcacagctctgtatgtccatacaatgcaaatgaattggtaccaaaaagttgaagctcaataaagcaaaaaaggtagcataatagtaatccatacgatatgaaaggtgtacgtgagaaacagatcaatattgcagttgctttttactataaatatcctccctggccagtaggtggcgttatgcatgaagaatttgaatcgccaaaaacaaaagaagaaaaaagtgaaagtggagatttatagtaaaaaaggacttaaatgttgatctgtcgctcacccacacctattatataactttttttttatccctttttctaccaatttggaatacccagttcccactacttagtaggtcctcgtggtggcgaggctactcacctcaatccgtgaggcgcatgacaccacggagactcacagcatgtggaggctcatgctattctccgtgatccatgcacaatttaccactcaCCCCaaaaagagtgagaaccactaatcgtgaccacgaggagattaccccatgtggctgtaccctccctagcaaccggaccaatttgattgcttaagaaacctggctggaaggagcagtaccccccaattatggtggggtaattcgcactctgATGTAGTTCCATATCTGTGTTAATGTCTTTAAGAGTgtcattataaaattattaaaatctctctcttactctctctctctctctctctctcacacacacacaccggggAGGACAGCAACGTAAACACGTCAAAGAGGGGCGGGGACAGTGTCTGCTTCAGGATcaagtaatataaaaaaaagaccCCTGCCACTTGAAAGGAATATTTCGTGTCAAAGTTTCtgtccgtgttcaatacaagttaaggtcaatcgatagcatttgtggcataatgttgataatcacTCAAATTATTTCTACTTCtccctccatttcttaaaaaaaaggcaACATCTTGGTTaccatcagagactatttagcagagacgggacacttctattaaaattaatgggagaaaaggAAAGGTATAACGGttatagaaaggaagtcccgccttacagttaaaagagccaatcactttttaggtacaga
This genomic window from Xyrauchen texanus isolate HMW12.3.18 chromosome 11, RBS_HiC_50CHRs, whole genome shotgun sequence contains:
- the LOC127652077 gene encoding lipoyl synthase, mitochondrial — its product is MALISRSCVAAGRYSSNFLFLPSKCSEVSHVHCNRLTIAANKSDTLTERKKEIKEDGLNLQDFISGELSEKSKWEEYRGNLKRQKGERLRLPPWLKTEIPIGKNYNRLKNTLRELNLHTVCEEARCPNIGECWGGGEYATATATIMLMGDTCTRGCRFCSVKTARRPPPLDPDEPHNTAKAIAAWGLDYVVLTSVDRDDIPDGGAEHFAKTVSNLKQRNRIIMVECLTPDFRGDLAAVEKIALSGLDVYAHNVETVRELQRYVRDPRANFDQSLSVLRHAKKVKAGLLTKTSIMLGLGETDSQIHGTLKELRDAGVDCLTLGQYMQPTKRHLKVEEYVTPERFAYWEKIGREMGFVYTASGPLVRSSYKAGEFFLKNLLEKRKIEGTTTTA